Proteins encoded by one window of Bubalus bubalis isolate 160015118507 breed Murrah chromosome 4, NDDB_SH_1, whole genome shotgun sequence:
- the RTL6 gene encoding retrotransposon Gag-like protein 6 has translation MVQPQTSKAETPASAASPSAPMDDVIDTLTSLRLTNSALRREASTLRAEKANLTNMLESVMAELTLLRTRARIPGALQITPPISAITSNGTRPMTTPPTSLPEPFSGDPGQLAGFLMQMDRFMIFQASRFPGEAERVAFLVSRLTGEAEKWAIPHMQPDSPLRNNYQGFLAELRRTYKSPLRHARRAQIRKTSASNRAMRERQTLCRQLAATGTAPCPVHPASSGTSPAPALPTRARNL, from the coding sequence ATGGTCCAACCCCAGACCTCAAAAGCTGAAACCCCAGCCTCTGCAGCTTCTCCTAGTGCCCCCATGGACGACGTCATCGACACCCTGACCTCGCTGCGCCTCACCAACTCCGCGCTCAGGCGCGAGGCCTCGACCCTTCGCGCAGAGAAGGCCAACCTCACCAACATGCTGGAGAGCGTGATGGCGGAGCTGACCCTGTTGCGCACCCGGGCTCGGATTCCCGGGGCGCTGCAGATCACCCCACCAATCTCGGCCATTACCTCCAATGGGACCCGACCGATGACCACACCTCCGACCTCTCTGCCCGAGCCCTTTTCCGGAGACCCCGGCCAGCTGGCGGGCTTCTTGATGCAGATGGACAGATTCATGATCTTCCAGGCCTCCCGCTTCCCCGGGGAGGCCGAACGAGTGGCGTTCCTCGTGTCCCGGCTCACCGGGGAGGCGGAGAAGTGGGCGATCCCCCACATGCAACCGGACAGCCCCTTACGAAACAACTATCAGGGATTCCTGGCCGAGTTGCGGAGAACCTACAAGTCTCCGCTGCGGCATGCCCGGCGCGCGCAGATCAGAAAAACTTCGGCCTCCAATCGAGCCATGCGGGAACGGCAGACCCTCTGCCGCCAGCTGGCCGCCACCGGCACAGCGCCCTGCCCGGTGCACCCAGCCTCCAGTGGGACCAGTCCAGCCCCGGCCCTGCCCACCCGAGCTCGGAACCTTTAG